In the genome of Photobacterium sp. TLY01, one region contains:
- the rbfA gene encoding 30S ribosome-binding factor RbfA, with translation MAKEFSRTQRVAQQLQKELAVILQREIKDPRIGMATISSVEVSRDMGYAKVYVTFLTIGEQTPEDSLEALREMAPYIRSLLGKQIRLRVTPELNFIFDQSLTEGMRISNLVSKVVRDDEARRVDDPKDEGEDN, from the coding sequence ATGGCGAAAGAATTCAGCCGCACACAACGTGTTGCTCAGCAGCTGCAAAAAGAGCTGGCAGTGATTCTGCAACGCGAAATTAAAGATCCCCGTATTGGCATGGCGACAATTTCCAGCGTGGAAGTCTCCCGTGACATGGGTTACGCCAAAGTGTATGTCACCTTCCTGACGATCGGCGAACAAACACCGGAAGACAGCCTGGAAGCGTTGCGTGAGATGGCACCTTACATTCGTTCACTGCTGGGTAAACAAATCCGTCTGCGCGTGACACCTGAGTTAAACTTTATTTTTGACCAGTCACTGACTGAAGGCATGCGCATCTCCAACCTGGTCAGCAAGGTGGTTCGTGATGATGAAGCACGCCGCGTTGACGACCCGAAGGATGAAGGTGAGGATAACTGA
- a CDS encoding GntP family permease produces the protein MDVAVILLTLVGLMYFAYRGVSVLILAPILAMAAALLTSDFPFLYALSNVFMPAAANYIKLYFPIFIAGAIFGKLMGASGAARALSRFIIQHLGTKHAILSVVLATALLTYGGVSLFVVVFAMYPIGAATFRAAGIPKRLLPAAITLGAFTFTMTALPGTPQYLNTMPTIPFGTTIYAAPALGLLAGTMMLVLGILWIKYRAQKAMAAGENYGDHDESDKDLDDSSATPGVFMALVPILLVFVINFALTNFYFKSPAVIAEYETLDTRINGTWPVIIALAVAIVFMLVSYRRYLFDTNKHVFDGSVGSLLPIFNTASEVGYGAVITALSAFVIIKAGIAAIDIPDLFKVALTSTSLAGIIGSSSGGTGMVLALLGNDFLNTGINPEVLHRVVLLAAGGLDTLPHCGAVITLLAVCRLTHRQSYGDIAVVTMAIPLMAAFTVIVVHLSTGLV, from the coding sequence ATGGATGTTGCTGTGATACTGCTCACGCTTGTGGGTTTGATGTACTTTGCCTACCGAGGCGTGTCAGTTCTGATCCTTGCCCCCATTTTAGCCATGGCCGCTGCACTGCTGACCAGCGACTTCCCTTTTCTGTACGCGCTATCGAATGTCTTCATGCCGGCTGCGGCGAATTACATCAAGCTCTACTTCCCGATTTTTATCGCTGGCGCCATCTTCGGCAAGCTGATGGGTGCTTCCGGAGCCGCCCGTGCTTTATCCCGTTTTATCATTCAGCATCTAGGCACCAAACACGCAATCTTGTCAGTGGTACTGGCGACCGCTTTGCTGACATACGGCGGTGTTTCACTCTTTGTCGTGGTCTTTGCCATGTATCCGATTGGTGCGGCCACTTTCCGCGCGGCTGGCATTCCGAAACGCCTGCTGCCAGCGGCCATCACTCTGGGGGCTTTCACCTTTACCATGACGGCACTGCCGGGCACGCCGCAGTATCTCAACACCATGCCAACCATCCCCTTTGGCACCACGATTTACGCTGCACCGGCACTGGGTTTGCTGGCCGGTACGATGATGCTTGTACTAGGAATACTGTGGATCAAATACCGGGCGCAGAAAGCCATGGCTGCAGGTGAAAATTACGGCGACCATGATGAGAGTGATAAAGATCTGGACGACAGCTCGGCAACCCCAGGCGTTTTCATGGCACTGGTACCAATTCTGCTGGTCTTTGTCATCAACTTTGCGCTGACCAATTTTTACTTCAAATCGCCCGCGGTGATTGCCGAGTATGAAACACTGGATACCCGAATCAATGGCACCTGGCCTGTAATTATCGCGCTGGCTGTCGCCATTGTTTTCATGCTGGTGAGCTATCGCCGCTATTTGTTTGATACCAACAAACATGTATTTGACGGTTCGGTCGGCTCTCTGCTACCGATTTTCAACACGGCTTCTGAGGTCGGTTATGGGGCTGTGATTACCGCGCTGTCTGCTTTCGTGATCATCAAGGCAGGTATCGCCGCCATTGATATCCCGGATCTCTTCAAAGTTGCACTCACATCGACCAGTCTTGCCGGGATTATTGGTTCATCATCAGGCGGAACAGGCATGGTGCTGGCCCTGCTGGGCAATGATTTTCTCAATACCGGAATTAACCCTGAAGTACTGCATCGCGTGGTCTTGCTGGCCGCGGGCGGTTTAGATACGCTACCGCACTGTGGTGCTGTGATTACCTTGCTGGCAGTTTGCCGCCTGACGCACAGACAAAGCTATGGAGACATTGCCGTGGTCACGATGGCGATTCCGCTGATGGCAGCCTTTACTGTGATAGTGGTCCATCTCAGTACCGGCCTGGTCTGA
- the pnp gene encoding polyribonucleotide nucleotidyltransferase, producing the protein MNPIVKTFQYGNHTVTLETGVMARQATAAVMASMDDTSVFVSVVGKKEAVEGQDFFPLTVNYQERTYAAGKIPGGFFKREGRPSESETLTARLVDRPIRPLFPDAFKNEVQVIATVVSVNPDVSPDIVTMIGTSAALAISGIPFNGPIGAARVGYINDQLVLNPSNKELAESRLDLVVAGTESAVLMVESEADRLTEEQMLQAVVFGHDQQQTVINAIKEFAAEVATPAWDWVAPSVNTDLKARVAAKAEARLTDAYQITEKMARYEKVGAIKAEVIAELLAEDEALDEREIRDMLGSLEKNVVRSRIIAGNPRIDGREKDMVRALDVRTGVLPRTHGSSLFTRGETQALVTATLGTQRDAQILDELTGERKEHFLLHYNFPPYCVGETGFVGSPKRREIGHGKLAKRGIQAVMPTVDEFPYTVRVVSEITESNGSSSMASVCGTSLALMDAGVPIKASVAGIAMGLVKEGDDFVVLSDILGDEDHLGDMDFKVAGTNDGITALQMDIKIEGITKEIMQIALNQAKGARIHILGVMDQAISTARDDISQFAPRIHTMKINPEKIKDVIGKGGAVIRQLTEETGTTIEIEDDGTVKIAATEGTAAKEAIRRIEEITADVEVGRIYTGKVVRIVDFGAFVSVIGTKEGLVHISQIAQERVEKVSDYLQMGQEVQVKVLEIDRQGRIRLSMKEAQPEQAPAAGEDA; encoded by the coding sequence GTGAATCCTATCGTTAAAACCTTCCAGTACGGTAACCATACCGTCACACTGGAAACCGGTGTGATGGCGCGTCAGGCTACTGCGGCTGTAATGGCCAGCATGGATGACACTTCTGTCTTCGTTTCTGTTGTGGGCAAGAAAGAAGCGGTTGAAGGCCAGGACTTTTTCCCGCTGACTGTGAACTACCAGGAGCGTACCTACGCTGCCGGTAAAATCCCGGGTGGTTTCTTCAAACGTGAAGGCCGTCCTTCTGAAAGCGAAACCCTGACGGCCCGTCTGGTTGACCGTCCAATCCGTCCGCTGTTCCCTGATGCGTTCAAAAACGAAGTACAGGTGATTGCGACTGTGGTTTCTGTGAACCCGGATGTCAGCCCAGATATCGTGACCATGATTGGTACCTCTGCGGCACTGGCGATCTCAGGTATTCCATTCAACGGCCCGATTGGTGCAGCGCGTGTGGGTTACATCAATGACCAACTGGTCCTGAACCCAAGCAACAAAGAACTGGCCGAAAGCCGTCTGGATCTGGTGGTTGCCGGTACTGAATCTGCAGTGCTGATGGTTGAGTCTGAAGCTGACCGTCTGACAGAAGAGCAAATGCTGCAAGCGGTTGTTTTTGGTCATGACCAGCAGCAAACCGTGATCAATGCGATCAAAGAATTCGCCGCTGAAGTCGCGACGCCAGCGTGGGATTGGGTTGCTCCGTCCGTAAACACAGATCTGAAAGCCCGCGTTGCTGCGAAAGCAGAAGCTCGCCTGACTGACGCTTACCAAATCACAGAAAAGATGGCACGTTACGAGAAAGTCGGCGCCATCAAAGCTGAGGTCATTGCTGAACTGCTGGCAGAAGATGAAGCACTGGATGAGCGTGAAATCCGCGACATGCTGGGCTCTCTGGAGAAGAACGTGGTTCGCAGCCGTATCATTGCCGGTAACCCGCGTATTGATGGCCGTGAAAAAGACATGGTTCGTGCTCTGGACGTCCGTACTGGCGTACTGCCACGTACACACGGTTCTTCTCTGTTCACCCGTGGTGAAACGCAGGCGCTGGTGACAGCGACCCTGGGTACCCAGCGTGATGCACAGATCCTGGACGAGCTGACCGGCGAGCGCAAAGAGCACTTCCTGCTGCACTACAACTTCCCTCCATACTGTGTGGGCGAAACAGGCTTTGTGGGTTCTCCGAAGCGTCGTGAAATCGGCCACGGTAAACTGGCCAAACGTGGTATCCAGGCGGTGATGCCAACGGTTGACGAGTTCCCATACACTGTTCGTGTCGTGTCTGAGATCACTGAGTCAAATGGTTCGTCTTCTATGGCGTCTGTGTGTGGTACCTCTCTGGCTCTGATGGATGCCGGCGTGCCAATCAAAGCCTCTGTCGCGGGTATCGCGATGGGTCTGGTGAAAGAAGGCGACGATTTCGTGGTTCTGTCTGACATTCTGGGCGATGAAGATCACCTGGGTGACATGGACTTTAAAGTTGCTGGTACTAACGACGGTATCACTGCCCTGCAGATGGATATCAAGATCGAAGGTATTACCAAAGAGATCATGCAGATTGCTCTGAACCAGGCGAAAGGCGCCCGTATTCACATCCTGGGTGTGATGGATCAGGCAATCAGCACTGCTCGGGATGACATTTCTCAGTTTGCACCACGTATTCACACCATGAAGATCAACCCAGAGAAGATCAAAGATGTGATTGGTAAAGGCGGTGCTGTGATTCGTCAGCTGACCGAAGAAACCGGTACAACGATTGAGATCGAAGACGACGGTACCGTGAAAATTGCAGCTACCGAAGGGACAGCTGCGAAAGAAGCGATTCGCCGTATCGAAGAAATCACCGCAGACGTTGAAGTTGGCCGCATCTATACTGGTAAAGTAGTGCGAATTGTTGATTTTGGTGCTTTTGTTTCTGTGATCGGTACAAAAGAAGGTCTGGTACACATTTCTCAAATCGCTCAGGAGCGTGTTGAGAAGGTTTCTGATTACCTGCAAATGGGTCAGGAAGTCCAGGTCAAAGTACTGGAAATCGACCGTCAGGGCCGCATCCGTCTGAGCATGAAGGAAGCACAACCTGAGCAGGCACCAGCCGCTGGTGAAGATGCTTAA
- the truB gene encoding tRNA pseudouridine(55) synthase TruB, producing MARRRKGRPVDGVLLLDKPGGITSNDALQKVKRIFFAEKAGHTGALDPLATGMLPICLGEATKFSQFLLDSDKRYRVIAKLGERTNTSDSDGEVVETREVKVDRGLLERCIAKFRGTTKQIPSMFSALKYQGRPLYEYAREGKEVPREARDITVYEISLLRFSDNEVEMEVHCSKGTYIRTIVDDLGEMLGCGAHVTYLRRIGVSKYPLDKMVTLEQLEALLEQAREQDIQPKELLDPLLLPTDSAVQDLPEVNLLPGVASYVLNGQPVQAGRVPDAGTLVRLTAGERRDFIGVGEINAENMVAPKRVLANRDKADQEN from the coding sequence ATGGCGCGTCGTCGTAAAGGGCGTCCGGTAGACGGTGTTCTGCTGCTGGATAAGCCGGGCGGCATCACATCCAATGATGCCCTGCAAAAAGTAAAACGTATCTTTTTTGCCGAAAAAGCAGGCCACACCGGCGCTTTGGATCCGCTTGCGACGGGGATGCTGCCAATCTGCCTGGGAGAAGCGACCAAGTTTTCCCAGTTCCTGCTGGACTCGGATAAGCGCTACCGGGTGATCGCCAAGCTGGGCGAGCGGACCAACACCTCTGACTCAGACGGTGAAGTGGTTGAAACCCGCGAAGTGAAGGTCGACCGGGGCCTGCTGGAGCGCTGCATTGCCAAGTTCCGCGGAACAACCAAGCAAATCCCGTCCATGTTCTCGGCGCTGAAATATCAGGGACGTCCGCTGTACGAATATGCCCGCGAAGGCAAAGAAGTTCCTCGTGAGGCCCGTGATATCACAGTGTATGAAATCTCACTGCTGCGTTTTAGCGACAACGAAGTTGAGATGGAAGTCCATTGCTCGAAAGGCACTTATATTCGCACGATTGTCGATGATCTGGGCGAGATGCTGGGCTGCGGCGCACATGTCACTTATCTGCGCCGTATTGGCGTGTCCAAGTACCCGCTGGACAAAATGGTCACACTGGAACAGCTTGAAGCGTTGCTGGAGCAGGCCAGAGAGCAGGATATTCAGCCGAAAGAGCTGCTGGATCCGCTGCTGTTGCCGACCGACTCAGCGGTACAGGATTTGCCGGAAGTGAATTTATTGCCGGGTGTCGCCAGCTATGTACTGAACGGTCAGCCTGTTCAGGCCGGTCGTGTGCCAGATGCAGGCACCCTGGTTCGGCTGACAGCTGGCGAGCGGCGTGACTTCATCGGTGTGGGTGAAATCAATGCCGAAAATATGGTGGCACCGAAACGCGTTCTGGCCAATCGGGACAAAGCTGACCAAGAGAATTAA
- a CDS encoding acyl CoA:acetate/3-ketoacid CoA transferase: protein MAVTQLTAEEAAAWITDGQAVMLGGFIGSVVPESIIRALGDRYGNDASPRDLTLIFAAGQGDGQGRAANHLARPGMVKRVIGGHWGLVPDLQKLALSNEIEAYNLPQGVISHLLRDTAAGKPGTITTTGLGTFVDPRLEGGKINAITREDLVSVLNLNGEEYLFYQRLPVDMAILRGTTADENGNITMEDECLVVENLAAAQAARNQGGKVVVQVKRVVPAGTLDPHSIKIPGIFVDAIVLCHDDGEHMQTFATRFNPDFVGRARAGTQPSGCTVGDSGPDQLDAKTIIARRAAQELTPGAVLNLGIGVPEHIAIVAGKLGMLGRMTLTVEPGAIGGLPASGLDFGASRHPQAIITQDQMFDFYDGGGIDQAFLGLAQCSARGDINVSRFGDKLPGCGGFINISQHAKSLFFCGTFTAAGLEVAVRNGELAILKEGRQNKFVETVEQITFSAARAVQTRQTVRYITERAVFRLEPQGLVLEEIAPGVDLERDILAHMSFTPVMDPGLSLMPAEIFSPRFGQKNTSIAGCG, encoded by the coding sequence ATGGCAGTCACCCAACTTACGGCTGAAGAAGCGGCGGCATGGATTACTGACGGGCAGGCCGTCATGCTGGGGGGATTTATTGGTTCTGTGGTGCCAGAGTCGATCATCCGGGCTTTAGGTGATCGTTACGGCAATGATGCCTCTCCCCGTGATCTGACCTTGATCTTTGCGGCTGGGCAGGGGGACGGACAAGGACGCGCAGCGAATCATCTGGCCAGGCCCGGTATGGTCAAGCGGGTGATCGGCGGTCACTGGGGGCTGGTGCCTGATTTACAGAAACTGGCACTGAGCAATGAGATTGAGGCATACAATCTGCCCCAGGGCGTGATTTCACACCTTTTGCGTGATACGGCAGCCGGTAAACCAGGCACCATCACCACAACCGGGCTGGGTACCTTTGTCGATCCCCGACTGGAAGGCGGTAAAATTAATGCGATAACCCGTGAAGATTTAGTCTCTGTGCTGAATCTCAATGGCGAAGAATACCTGTTCTACCAGCGCTTGCCTGTGGATATGGCGATTTTGCGCGGCACAACGGCCGATGAAAATGGCAATATCACCATGGAAGATGAGTGTCTGGTGGTGGAAAATCTCGCTGCAGCCCAGGCCGCCCGCAATCAGGGCGGCAAAGTGGTGGTCCAGGTCAAGCGTGTGGTGCCGGCGGGCACACTCGATCCTCACAGCATTAAAATTCCGGGTATTTTTGTTGACGCGATTGTGCTTTGCCATGATGACGGGGAACACATGCAGACTTTTGCCACCCGTTTTAACCCTGATTTTGTCGGACGGGCCCGTGCAGGGACGCAACCGTCAGGCTGTACCGTGGGCGACAGCGGGCCGGATCAACTGGATGCCAAAACCATTATTGCCCGCCGTGCTGCGCAGGAGCTCACCCCCGGCGCTGTGCTGAATCTGGGCATTGGTGTGCCGGAACACATTGCCATTGTCGCAGGAAAACTGGGTATGCTTGGTCGTATGACACTCACCGTCGAACCCGGCGCTATCGGCGGTCTGCCTGCCAGCGGCCTGGATTTCGGTGCCAGCAGACATCCTCAGGCGATTATTACGCAGGATCAGATGTTCGATTTTTATGATGGCGGCGGGATCGATCAGGCCTTTCTCGGCTTGGCACAGTGCTCTGCCCGAGGGGATATCAATGTGTCCCGCTTCGGCGATAAATTGCCGGGCTGCGGCGGTTTTATCAACATCAGCCAGCATGCAAAATCACTGTTTTTCTGCGGTACATTTACCGCTGCCGGGTTAGAGGTTGCTGTCAGGAACGGTGAGTTGGCGATTCTGAAAGAAGGCCGGCAGAATAAGTTTGTCGAGACCGTGGAGCAAATTACCTTTTCTGCTGCACGGGCCGTCCAGACCCGGCAAACGGTGCGCTATATTACAGAACGTGCCGTGTTCCGGCTTGAGCCACAAGGTCTGGTCCTGGAAGAAATTGCCCCGGGTGTGGATCTGGAGCGGGATATTCTGGCGCATATGTCATTCACGCCTGTGATGGACCCCGGTCTGTCCCTGATGCCGGCAGAGATTTTCTCTCCCCGGTTTGGGCAGAAAAACACTTCAATTGCGGGATGTGGATGA
- a CDS encoding LysR family transcriptional regulator — translation MTQSLVGINPRQQQLDKIVFFCSVIQHGSFREAAEVWGISAAAASRWVKELEGLMAVELIKRSTRQLVPTDAGEMLYRRFSSLLPEIDTICAEVGSMADEQRGIISISSTPLYASYYLREIIAEYMEMHPQVNFRLFIEAGETDPLHVDFIIRAKATNRETEEKDSLLIRRLLLSEPLYACASPAYLARCGRPMEPEDLRAHRCLYASSLVGGNRWYFRFNGMNRAVAISDALECDNSEILRDMAIRGAGVAYLPHSVIKDALASGALTVLLTDYVASQFDINLYFRPRHPMPARCQAFKDYLLRRTEEIVAQQA, via the coding sequence ATGACTCAGTCACTGGTCGGGATTAATCCCCGCCAGCAACAGTTAGACAAAATCGTGTTTTTTTGTTCGGTGATTCAACACGGCTCTTTTCGCGAAGCGGCGGAAGTGTGGGGCATCTCAGCGGCGGCGGCCAGCCGGTGGGTCAAGGAGCTGGAAGGGTTGATGGCCGTTGAACTGATCAAGCGCAGTACCCGCCAGCTTGTGCCGACTGATGCAGGAGAGATGTTATATCGCCGTTTTTCTTCCCTGTTACCCGAAATTGATACCATCTGCGCTGAAGTGGGCAGTATGGCGGATGAACAACGGGGTATTATCAGTATCTCGTCGACACCACTGTACGCGAGCTATTATCTGCGTGAAATCATTGCGGAATACATGGAAATGCATCCGCAGGTGAACTTTCGTTTGTTCATTGAAGCCGGGGAAACGGATCCGTTACATGTGGATTTTATTATCCGGGCCAAAGCGACGAACCGGGAAACGGAAGAGAAAGACTCTTTACTGATCCGCCGGTTATTGCTCAGTGAGCCTTTATACGCCTGCGCGTCGCCTGCTTATCTGGCACGGTGCGGCAGACCTATGGAACCGGAAGATTTAAGGGCGCATCGCTGCCTGTATGCCAGCTCACTGGTTGGCGGCAATCGCTGGTATTTTCGTTTCAATGGCATGAACCGCGCTGTGGCGATCAGCGATGCGCTTGAATGCGATAACAGTGAGATACTGCGCGATATGGCAATCAGAGGGGCCGGTGTCGCCTATTTGCCACATTCTGTGATTAAGGATGCTCTGGCGTCTGGTGCATTAACTGTGCTTCTGACTGATTATGTGGCCAGCCAGTTTGATATCAATCTGTACTTTCGCCCCAGGCATCCGATGCCGGCTCGATGTCAGGCGTTTAAGGATTACCTGCTACGCAGGACAGAAGAGATTGTGGCCCAGCAGGCGTAA
- the nlpI gene encoding lipoprotein NlpI, with protein MALFAKRCKYVAIAMAVMLAGCSTSTYSSWEQPLIAVPLQPTIQQQIQLARIDQLLGRSDLNDETRSQIYYERGLLHDGIGLRDLARLDFNQSLSLYPAQPDIFNILGVYFTQSAHFDAAYEAFDSALELDISHPFAQRNRGIALYYGGRFDLAKQDLLAHYQQDPNDPYRAIWLYMVELESEPDKAKQNLQNRFDRAEREDWGWNIAGMLLDGQSEQQLLDSIVKDSETNEQMAERLTESYFYMAKRYQHNNRYAEAVQLYKLALAGNVYEFVEHRFASLELNRLLASLQGEADTSGDLGDEL; from the coding sequence ATGGCATTGTTTGCAAAGAGGTGTAAGTACGTAGCCATTGCGATGGCCGTGATGTTGGCAGGGTGTTCGACAAGTACCTATTCCAGCTGGGAGCAGCCGTTGATTGCGGTCCCGCTGCAGCCAACCATACAGCAGCAAATCCAGTTAGCACGTATTGATCAGCTGTTGGGACGCAGTGATCTCAACGATGAAACCCGTTCGCAGATCTATTATGAGCGCGGGCTGCTTCATGATGGGATTGGCCTGCGTGATCTGGCCCGACTGGACTTTAACCAGTCGCTGTCTCTGTATCCCGCGCAGCCTGATATTTTTAATATTCTTGGGGTGTATTTTACGCAGAGCGCGCATTTTGACGCGGCCTATGAAGCGTTTGATTCCGCTTTGGAATTGGATATCAGCCATCCGTTTGCACAGCGAAACCGCGGGATTGCACTGTATTATGGCGGTCGGTTTGACTTAGCCAAACAAGATCTACTGGCACATTATCAGCAGGATCCTAATGATCCATATCGTGCTATCTGGCTGTATATGGTCGAACTGGAATCCGAACCAGACAAAGCAAAGCAGAATCTGCAGAACCGATTTGACCGGGCAGAGCGTGAAGACTGGGGCTGGAACATTGCCGGTATGCTGCTTGATGGTCAGTCTGAGCAACAGCTGCTTGACAGCATAGTGAAAGACAGTGAAACCAATGAACAGATGGCGGAGCGTTTGACCGAGAGTTACTTCTATATGGCCAAGCGTTATCAGCATAACAACCGGTACGCAGAAGCGGTGCAGCTGTATAAGCTGGCGCTGGCTGGCAATGTCTACGAGTTTGTTGAACACAGGTTCGCTTCTCTGGAACTCAATCGTTTATTGGCGAGTTTACAGGGTGAAGCGGATACCAGCGGCGACCTGGGTGATGAACTTTAA
- the rpsO gene encoding 30S ribosomal protein S15: protein MSLNAETKATIVAEYAQGANDTGSPEVQVALLTAQINHLQGHFAEHKGDHHSRRGLLRMVSRRRKLLDYLKGKDLGRYQSLIERLGLRR from the coding sequence ATGTCTCTGAATGCAGAAACGAAAGCAACTATCGTTGCTGAATACGCGCAAGGCGCAAACGACACGGGTTCACCTGAAGTTCAGGTTGCACTGCTGACTGCACAGATCAACCACCTGCAAGGTCACTTTGCAGAGCACAAAGGCGATCACCACAGCCGTCGTGGTCTGCTGCGCATGGTTTCTCGCCGTCGTAAGCTGCTGGACTACCTGAAAGGCAAAGATCTGGGTCGTTACCAGTCTCTGATCGAGCGTCTGGGTCTGCGTCGCTAA